The Chitinophaga sp. Cy-1792 genome contains the following window.
TACTTTCATTTCCACTGACGGATTGAACGTTTTTTACAGAAACTGGAACACGGCTAACCCTAAAGCCCTGGTTATTATAGCCCACGGTTTTAACTCCCACAGCGGTTACTATCAATGGGCCGCAGAACAATTAACCGCTCAGCATTATGAAGTGTATGCCCTCGATTTTCCAGGAAGAGGTCAGTCTGACGGAGAGCGGTATTATATTGCAGACTATCACACCTTTGCAGGAGAGCTGGATAAACTGATCAACATTGCTCAGACAGCACATCCCAATTTACCTACATTTTTAATGGGTCATAGCGCCGGTGGCGTTATGTCAGTTGTCTACACCCTGGCTCACCAGGATAAACTGAGCGGTTTGATTTCTGAAAGCTTTGCTTTTCAGGTACCTGCCCCGGATTTTGCTATTGCCGCATTAAAAGGGTTGAGTCATATCTTCCCGCATGCGCATGTACTGAAACTGAAAAATGAAGACTTCTCCCGTAATAAGGAAGTAGTTGATTTTATGAACCATGATCCGCTCATCGCCGATGAAGTGCAACCAACAAAAACGGTGCAGCAACTTGCCCTTGCAGATGAGCAACTGAAAGCAGATGTGGCTGAAATAAAACTCCCTGTCTTTTTCCTCCATGGTACTGCCGATAAAGCCACCAAGCCTTCTGGTAGCCAATTCTTTTATGACAATGTTTCTTCAACGGATAAAACGTTGAAGTTTTATGAAGGGCATTATCATGATATGCTCAATGATCTTGATAAAGAGATAGTAATGAAAGATATCCTGGACTGGTTAGATAAACATAGTTCTTAAGCAGGGTTGCTTAAATGCAAAACGGTCTCTACTCAGTAGAAACCGTTTTGCTGCTTTTATCCTGATGTAGCGTATATTGCAGCCGGAAACCGGGCTATGCGAAAAACACTACTGCTGAATATTATTCTTTTTATCTGCTTCCTCACAGGCACTTACCTGGTGGTTCACTATGCCAGTAAAGAAACTACTGTCATCAATCCATGGATAGGCAGGCTTTGTATCTTCATTTCCTGTCTGCTGCACCTGATCATCCTCTGGGCCAAAAACTTCGGTGCTGTAAACCACCGGATCATGGTATTCCAGTCATGGCTAGTCATCCTCTTTTACTTTGTGGCCGGCTTTTTTATATAAGCTTTACTAAGGCTTCCAATTGTTCAATACTTTCTCCTGCGTATAGGCCCGGGCTTCTTTGGCTGTTAAGGCCCTTAATCCGGCCCATTTGGCGCGTTGCGACATATCAGCACCCAGGCCACTGTTGTTGTATTCTACGAGCTGTAAGCTATCACTGGTGGCTGCATAATCCATTCTCCAGGTAGTAGGCCAGCCTTTAGGGTCTATCTGTGCGGGAAGAACAGAATTCAGAATGGCAACTTTAGGATAATTATGCCATGGCCTGCCAATCGCAACAGGCTTGCCATCATCACCGCTACGCGGGCTCCCGTCAGCATAGGTAAACTTACATTCATTAAATACAAAACCATATGCCTGCTGCTGCGGTGTAGAAGGCGCTGTTATCCAGCCACCACCAAAACTTCTGATCTCACAGGCCTGAAAATAAACAATACCACCACCATAGATATAGTCTGTACGACCCACTATCAGGCAGTTCCCGAAGTAATTCCGTTGTCCGTCTGCGGCCGCATAAATCGTGTCCTGGTACCCAAGCAGCCGGCAATTACGGAAGCTGCACCTGTCGCCACGCAGCGTAAGGGCCAATGCCTGACCTACCGGGCCTGCCGTATTGGAGACAGTAAGGTTTTCCGCCTGGAAGTCGTCCGCCAGGATCGTCAGCGTGGCGGAAGTTCTGATCAGG
Protein-coding sequences here:
- a CDS encoding pectinesterase family protein, whose product is MQMTCATTFATGAPGRIVVAKDGSGDYSSLQQAIDAVPDNSTTTTIIYLKKGLYNTEKLLVPKSKVKIKLVGESRDSTIISYHLYDCKSPESGNKCPADAWELWHQNADLIRTSATLTILADDFQAENLTVSNTAGPVGQALALTLRGDRCSFRNCRLLGYQDTIYAAADGQRNYFGNCLIVGRTDYIYGGGIVYFQACEIRSFGGGWITAPSTPQQQAYGFVFNECKFTYADGSPRSGDDGKPVAIGRPWHNYPKVAILNSVLPAQIDPKGWPTTWRMDYAATSDSLQLVEYNNSGLGADMSQRAKWAGLRALTAKEARAYTQEKVLNNWKP
- a CDS encoding alpha/beta hydrolase, which produces MESIQPQTNTFISTDGLNVFYRNWNTANPKALVIIAHGFNSHSGYYQWAAEQLTAQHYEVYALDFPGRGQSDGERYYIADYHTFAGELDKLINIAQTAHPNLPTFLMGHSAGGVMSVVYTLAHQDKLSGLISESFAFQVPAPDFAIAALKGLSHIFPHAHVLKLKNEDFSRNKEVVDFMNHDPLIADEVQPTKTVQQLALADEQLKADVAEIKLPVFFLHGTADKATKPSGSQFFYDNVSSTDKTLKFYEGHYHDMLNDLDKEIVMKDILDWLDKHSS